One genomic region from Aerosakkonema funiforme FACHB-1375 encodes:
- a CDS encoding DUF2236 domain-containing protein, producing MGRYDNLRKIEQLDPVKDRSEIVKIMVSYEFPWDFQRSYIELAFVRAFASPRIAGLVAKRGYTKAHTQKRYDDSSILMFEIIKYGYDSEKGRACIERMNYIHGHFPINNQDFIYGIATFILEPIYWNDRFGWRRMSEKERLAWLNFCLEIGKRMKIENLPDSLEEMEHFKQEYEDKYIYKSPATKELYELFVNLISNWFPLVPKRLVELVFRCIIDERSLKAFEKKAPHPAVKSFVEFCLHARAWVLSYLPARTRSGLFVDRPSRSYPANDYDVTKLGPPDENLKKKVSV from the coding sequence ATGGGGCGTTACGATAATCTCAGGAAAATAGAGCAATTAGATCCAGTTAAGGATCGTTCAGAAATTGTCAAAATTATGGTTAGTTATGAGTTCCCTTGGGACTTTCAGCGAAGTTACATCGAACTGGCGTTTGTTAGGGCTTTTGCAAGTCCCAGGATAGCTGGTTTAGTAGCAAAACGCGGTTACACAAAGGCACACACTCAGAAGCGCTATGATGATAGCTCAATTTTGATGTTTGAAATTATCAAGTATGGCTATGATAGCGAAAAAGGTCGTGCCTGCATTGAACGGATGAACTATATTCACGGCCATTTTCCAATAAATAATCAAGACTTTATTTACGGCATCGCTACTTTCATTTTAGAACCTATCTACTGGAACGATCGCTTTGGCTGGCGACGAATGTCAGAAAAAGAACGGCTGGCATGGCTAAATTTCTGCTTAGAGATTGGTAAACGAATGAAGATCGAAAATTTGCCTGATTCTCTAGAAGAAATGGAACATTTTAAGCAGGAATATGAGGATAAGTATATTTATAAGTCTCCTGCTACTAAAGAATTGTATGAATTGTTTGTTAACTTAATTTCTAATTGGTTTCCCCTCGTTCCTAAAAGACTGGTTGAGTTGGTATTTCGTTGTATTATAGATGAGCGATCGCTAAAAGCTTTTGAAAAAAAAGCGCCTCATCCTGCGGTCAAAAGCTTTGTAGAATTTTGTTTGCACGCACGCGCTTGGGTGCTGAGTTATTTACCAGCACGTACTAGATCTGGTTTATTTGTCGATCGTCCTTCCCGTTCTTATCCTGCTAATGATTACGATGTGACAAAATTGGGGCCACCAGATGAGAATTTGAAGAAAAAGGTTTCTGTGTGA
- the cutA gene encoding divalent-cation tolerance protein CutA: protein MDKESAKVRYGVVLVTAGTREEAEAIAQNLVESKLAACVSLFPIKSILIWSGQLHKEEEWQLLIKTDLAKFETLEAKIRELISYEVPEIIALPLVAGSAPYLAWISAQVN, encoded by the coding sequence ATGGATAAAGAATCTGCAAAAGTGCGCTATGGAGTGGTTCTGGTAACGGCTGGCACGCGAGAAGAAGCTGAAGCGATCGCACAAAATTTAGTAGAATCAAAACTGGCCGCTTGTGTCAGCTTATTTCCCATAAAATCGATTTTAATTTGGTCAGGGCAGTTGCACAAAGAAGAAGAATGGCAACTGCTGATTAAGACAGATTTGGCTAAATTTGAAACTCTGGAAGCGAAGATTCGAGAACTGATTTCTTACGAAGTTCCGGAAATTATTGCTTTGCCCTTAGTGGCTGGATCTGCACCTTACTTGGCGTGGATTTCCGCACAGGTAAATTGA
- a CDS encoding HEAT repeat domain-containing protein — MSKIDLNLLMNNLESSQVEKQVLAVEKAGEIVNYIAVQTIEAFRKSQHRFLMAERLYHLGSVVVPPLEKLLKESDNSETSILAAVILLRFGSKVGVSCLLEAVAKDEEYPCLAATSLAAAGIKEAIEPMINRLKSCDLKNVDLAIGILSALEDLGSEIPSDLRDRLTAEDAHWQIRTYAKRFVVYQENRVENGQIKKAIASL; from the coding sequence ATGAGCAAAATCGATCTAAATTTATTAATGAACAATTTAGAATCATCGCAAGTAGAAAAGCAGGTGCTTGCTGTAGAAAAAGCTGGAGAAATAGTTAATTATATAGCCGTTCAAACGATCGAAGCATTTAGGAAAAGCCAACACCGTTTTTTGATGGCAGAACGACTATATCATTTAGGTTCAGTAGTTGTTCCACCCCTGGAAAAACTTCTGAAAGAATCGGATAATTCAGAAACGAGTATTTTGGCAGCGGTTATACTTCTAAGATTCGGCTCTAAAGTAGGAGTTTCTTGCTTGTTAGAGGCTGTTGCTAAAGATGAAGAATACCCTTGCTTGGCTGCAACTTCTCTAGCAGCAGCAGGTATTAAGGAAGCGATCGAGCCAATGATTAATCGCCTAAAAAGTTGCGATCTGAAAAATGTTGATTTAGCGATCGGTATTCTCAGTGCATTAGAAGATTTGGGAAGTGAGATTCCTTCAGATTTGCGCGATCGCCTAACTGCTGAAGATGCTCATTGGCAAATTCGTACATATGCCAAAAGATTTGTTGTCTATCAAGAAAATAGAGTAGAAAACGGTCAGATTAAAAAAGCGATCGCATCACTATAA
- a CDS encoding pentapeptide repeat-containing protein → MKVTEIVELYQDGNRNFAGIDLSGADLAEVTLVGVNLTGANLRGANLTRASLNKSDLSGALLNWANLTFTKLGEAKLVEADLMKAQVNGAVFVKSKLPGARLSGANLKGANFRGANLWGANLCGANLQDINLRGANLSGANLNWANLQGARLSGAMLYGALLNGVNLNSAFLNGVDLSGVELDGINLSEAKLSGANLEGANLMAADLSEALLRGINLIGADLTGANLTRAYLEKANLKWTRLTQANLTDADLKDAILTGANFDGAKLTGTILPGGNIEHMYLARRDTAV, encoded by the coding sequence ATGAAAGTTACAGAAATAGTAGAACTTTACCAAGATGGAAACAGAAACTTTGCTGGGATCGATCTCAGCGGAGCAGACTTAGCAGAAGTGACTTTAGTCGGCGTAAACCTTACAGGTGCTAATCTGAGAGGCGCTAATCTGACCAGGGCTTCTCTCAATAAATCAGACTTGAGTGGAGCTTTATTAAACTGGGCTAATTTAACATTTACCAAACTGGGAGAAGCCAAATTAGTCGAAGCAGATTTAATGAAAGCACAAGTCAACGGTGCTGTCTTTGTCAAATCAAAACTACCAGGGGCAAGATTGAGCGGTGCTAATCTCAAAGGAGCCAACTTTCGAGGCGCTAATCTCTGGGGTGCTAATCTCTGCGGAGCTAATTTGCAAGATATCAATTTGCGAGGAGCAAACCTCAGCGGTGCGAATCTTAACTGGGCTAATCTACAGGGTGCGAGATTGAGCGGTGCTATGCTGTATGGAGCTTTGTTAAACGGTGTCAACCTCAACAGTGCATTCTTAAATGGAGTAGATTTGAGTGGCGTTGAGCTGGATGGAATTAATCTTAGCGAAGCTAAACTCAGCGGCGCTAACCTAGAAGGAGCTAATCTAATGGCGGCAGATTTAAGTGAAGCCTTGCTCCGGGGGATAAACTTGATAGGCGCAGATTTGACGGGAGCCAACCTAACAAGAGCTTATTTGGAAAAGGCAAATTTAAAATGGACAAGGTTAACTCAGGCAAATTTAACCGATGCCGATCTCAAAGATGCGATACTGACAGGAGCAAACTTTGATGGCGCTAAATTGACAGGCACGATTTTACCAGGAGGAAATATAGAGCATATGTATTTAGCTAGAAGAGATACAGCTGTATAA
- a CDS encoding helix-turn-helix domain-containing protein — translation MTAKKLTQADKAEILKLYRNPEETTSTLARRYDVSHSTISRLLKSTLSPDDYETLIQQKRSMRPHTSIAEAEESIDTDLSEQSQAELSLSTARRLRKRSSAGFSSLTEAEEAEEAEEILPLLNVPAARASSAEDDLLDEAYSTEASTIKEMLGEDLLDNEEDLADLDEDEDDLEDLEDLEDSDEDDLDEEILLPKRRVPSNALVQVLPLSEASFPKPCYLVVDRAAELITRPLKDFGDLGQIPKEEVQQRTLPVFDNHRVARRFSNRAQRVIKVPDGKMLQKASPYLKAKGITRLLIDGQVYSLSTT, via the coding sequence ATGACCGCCAAAAAATTAACACAAGCAGACAAAGCTGAAATACTTAAGCTATACCGAAATCCAGAAGAAACAACCTCAACACTGGCTCGCCGCTATGATGTCAGTCACTCTACCATCAGTCGCTTACTCAAAAGTACTTTGTCACCGGATGACTACGAGACGTTAATCCAGCAAAAACGATCGATGCGTCCGCACACAAGTATTGCTGAAGCAGAAGAGTCGATCGACACCGATCTTAGCGAACAGTCCCAAGCAGAACTATCCCTATCTACCGCCAGAAGACTGCGTAAGCGCTCTTCAGCAGGATTTTCTTCTCTAACTGAAGCAGAAGAAGCAGAAGAAGCAGAAGAGATACTTCCACTTCTAAATGTGCCTGCGGCAAGGGCCTCTAGTGCTGAAGACGATCTCTTGGATGAAGCTTATAGTACAGAAGCCAGCACTATCAAAGAAATGCTAGGAGAAGATCTCCTGGATAATGAAGAAGATTTGGCTGATTTGGATGAAGATGAAGATGACCTAGAAGATCTAGAAGATCTAGAAGACTCTGATGAAGATGACCTGGATGAGGAAATTCTACTCCCAAAAAGACGAGTACCAAGCAATGCCTTAGTACAGGTTTTGCCTCTATCGGAAGCGTCTTTTCCCAAACCTTGTTACTTGGTAGTAGACCGTGCGGCGGAATTGATTACCCGACCGCTCAAGGATTTTGGCGACTTGGGTCAGATTCCCAAGGAAGAAGTGCAACAGCGAACTTTACCTGTTTTTGACAATCACCGGGTCGCTAGACGTTTTTCCAATCGCGCCCAGCGGGTGATTAAAGTTCCTGATGGCAAAATGCTTCAGAAGGCTTCTCCCTATTTGAAAGCAAAAGGAATTACGCGGTTGCTAATAGACGGTCAAGTTTATTCTCTCTCTACAACTTAG
- a CDS encoding CHAT domain-containing tetratricopeptide repeat protein has translation MLRRFWRSIQRFFRRLLGISRRTPPQTSPPTGTQQNSFSPVEAKGGKLQRTDIEYEVIFNELLGRLLAQLPQLDDVALGEEIEADVKTDDAEAWFEQSNQQYKRGDFWDAVASCDKALAIQPDFHLAWYNRGNSLYNLGRLEEAIASYDKALAIQPDKHEAWNNRGIALGNLGRLEEEIASLDKALAIQPDDHKAWYNRGFALDDLGRLEEAIASYDKALAIQPDKHEAWNNRGIALDDLGRLEEAIASYDKALAIQPDHHKAWIGRGIAVGKSPHYNPQAAIIIQMQFPKSSAVIPNPTLNQRGYQGALLCYQEGLKHCPQETHPEGWGELHHAIGYAHYIQGKISASQSYWKKAVTSYHQALKTLTPDTFPELHLQVLQDLIKALLGLRRTPEAEQLKRDGTDLLRRLLAESKSPGKKEQLAFKFVSFQQITVDIAIQRGQIIEALETAEAGKNACLSWLLYAYSDEIASPNYAEIQQLLQPTTAIVYWHLSPAALTTFIIKHGETPQTLETRFLGETGFLEQRLDKFEKWVKDWNQQYADYGKGKESETETTSDWRDNLPEKLRQLKEILDIPKIESTLTGITHLILIPHRDLHRFPLHSLFADKFTITYLPSAKIGLIAQGKNTQNQGKLLSVEHPNSEGFEDLAYAEIQSTAISQLFENPQRLSDNAATVQAIKTALASPYSIFHFTGHGTYNFFNPKKSYLALSGNDKLTIEEIVQIPLHPCQLICLVACETAITGNQSITTEYVGLVSAFLSRGVTYVVSTLWTVESEASALIMMKFYHLLRQGEAEPVALKNAQKWLREATWGDIQSFYAQTLASLPADADNNLGLLLEDALNRANTMETDHQPFTHPYHWAAFTITGHA, from the coding sequence ATGCTGCGGCGGTTTTGGCGGTCGATACAACGGTTTTTTCGGCGATTGTTGGGGATTTCGAGAAGAACTCCTCCCCAAACCTCTCCGCCAACGGGGACTCAGCAAAATTCTTTCTCCCCCGTAGAAGCGAAGGGAGGTAAACTCCAACGGACGGATATTGAGTATGAAGTAATATTTAACGAACTGCTGGGGCGGTTACTGGCGCAACTACCTCAATTAGATGATGTTGCTTTGGGTGAGGAGATAGAGGCAGATGTTAAAACAGATGATGCAGAGGCATGGTTTGAACAAAGTAATCAGCAATACAAGAGAGGGGATTTTTGGGATGCTGTCGCATCTTGTGACAAAGCTTTGGCGATTCAACCTGACTTTCACCTTGCCTGGTATAACCGGGGAAATTCGCTATATAACTTAGGACGATTAGAAGAAGCGATCGCATCTTATGACAAAGCTTTGGCGATTCAACCTGACAAACACGAAGCCTGGAATAACCGGGGAATTGCACTAGGTAATTTAGGACGATTAGAAGAAGAGATCGCATCTCTTGACAAAGCTTTGGCGATTCAACCTGACGATCACAAAGCCTGGTATAATCGGGGATTTGCGCTGGATGACTTAGGACGATTAGAAGAAGCGATCGCATCTTATGACAAAGCTTTGGCGATTCAACCTGACAAACACGAAGCCTGGAATAACCGGGGAATTGCGCTAGATGACTTAGGACGATTAGAAGAAGCGATCGCATCTTATGACAAAGCTTTGGCGATTCAACCTGACCATCATAAAGCCTGGATTGGTCGAGGTATTGCAGTGGGAAAATCACCTCACTATAATCCCCAAGCTGCCATCATTATACAGATGCAATTTCCCAAATCTTCTGCCGTGATACCCAATCCCACCTTAAATCAGCGTGGCTATCAAGGAGCGTTGTTATGTTATCAAGAAGGATTGAAACATTGCCCCCAAGAAACGCACCCTGAAGGTTGGGGAGAATTGCATCACGCCATTGGCTATGCTCATTATATCCAAGGAAAAATTTCTGCCTCTCAATCCTATTGGAAAAAAGCCGTCACCAGTTATCATCAAGCACTCAAAACTCTAACTCCAGATACCTTTCCCGAACTGCATTTACAGGTTTTGCAAGATTTAATCAAAGCATTGTTAGGATTAAGGCGAACCCCCGAAGCAGAACAATTAAAACGAGATGGCACAGATTTATTGCGGCGTTTACTAGCTGAATCGAAAAGCCCTGGTAAGAAAGAACAACTCGCCTTCAAATTTGTCAGCTTCCAACAAATAACCGTTGATATCGCCATCCAACGTGGGCAAATCATCGAAGCATTAGAAACCGCAGAAGCCGGAAAAAATGCCTGCCTCTCTTGGCTACTCTATGCCTATAGCGATGAAATTGCATCTCCCAACTATGCCGAAATTCAACAACTTTTACAGCCCACAACTGCGATAGTTTACTGGCATCTCAGCCCCGCCGCCTTAACTACTTTTATTATTAAACATGGAGAAACCCCACAGACCCTAGAAACCCGGTTTCTTGGAGAAACCGGGTTTCTGGAACAACGCCTAGATAAATTTGAAAAATGGGTGAAAGATTGGAATCAACAATACGCCGACTATGGCAAAGGTAAGGAATCCGAAACAGAAACAACATCCGACTGGCGCGATAACTTACCCGAAAAGTTACGGCAACTAAAAGAAATTCTCGACATCCCAAAAATTGAATCCACCCTTACCGGAATCACCCATTTAATCTTAATTCCCCACCGCGACTTACACCGCTTTCCCCTTCATTCCCTGTTTGCCGATAAATTCACCATTACCTATTTACCCAGTGCCAAAATTGGGTTAATCGCACAGGGAAAAAACACGCAAAATCAAGGCAAACTTTTAAGCGTAGAACATCCCAACAGCGAAGGTTTTGAAGACTTAGCCTACGCGGAAATTCAATCAACCGCCATATCCCAACTCTTTGAAAATCCCCAACGCCTCAGTGACAACGCCGCCACCGTCCAAGCCATCAAAACCGCCCTTGCCTCACCTTACTCAATCTTTCACTTCACCGGACATGGAACCTACAACTTTTTCAATCCCAAAAAATCCTATTTAGCCCTCAGCGGCAACGATAAACTTACCATAGAAGAAATTGTCCAAATCCCCCTTCATCCCTGCCAACTCATCTGCCTTGTTGCTTGCGAAACCGCCATCACAGGCAACCAAAGCATCACCACCGAATATGTCGGACTCGTCAGCGCATTTCTCAGTCGCGGTGTAACCTACGTCGTCAGTACCCTGTGGACGGTGGAATCAGAAGCCAGTGCCTTAATAATGATGAAATTTTACCACCTTTTGCGGCAAGGAGAAGCGGAACCCGTCGCCCTGAAAAATGCCCAAAAATGGTTGCGAGAGGCAACTTGGGGTGATATCCAAAGCTTTTATGCCCAAACCTTAGCATCCCTCCCTGCCGATGCAGATAATAACCTGGGTTTACTCTTAGAAGACGCCCTCAACCGAGCGAATACAATGGAAACAGACCACCAACCATTTACCCATCCTTACCATTGGGCCGCTTTTACCATTACGGGTCACGCCTAA
- the sbcC gene encoding exonuclease subunit SbcC yields MIPLQLTLKNFLSYRKATLDFSGLHTACICGSNGAGKSSLLEAITWALWGESRVSTEDDVIHAGADEVQVDFTFKNQDVTYRVIRVRRRGGGGVLEFQVQTPTGFRALTERGMRSTQQLIVDYLKLDYETFINSAYLRQGRADEFMLKKPSERKEILAELLKLNQYEVMAEQAKDLSKQFKGQAEQLERDMESHQIQLQQREAIAQAQATLESELRLLQQGQLEETKRLQQLQAMQHQRRTWEQQLTWHRQQYQNLTQDCDRLQQDLAAIQQQQRQLEALLQQEGEISAGYSHFQQLQAQEESLNHKFEAHQAAQEQRRQLERQQQIAIDALNKQLQQAQAQLEALGQQEQEIKQILNQSAEVEAGLAQLQQARIHLTHMDKLQLQVSPLLQRQQQLQNQLERAQARLSARLDELRSSVSQLQAQHQRQPQLQQAVMDVGFQIENLEKKRVRQQRVQEKGLERRSFVERLQENQREYEKQLGELTQKLQMLQTPDAICPLCDRPLDQHHWNRVVQKTQIEQKDIEQQFWIVREQLAACESELQVLRAEYKKLSQELAPYDSLREQRGQLQAQLAATDDAQNRLQQLKVEAVQIERSIQTGDYAGDVQQELWQLEQNLQQLNYDEKNHALARNEVERWRWAEIRQAQIKDAVRRQAQIAARQPELLVQIMGIQRQIEQSQTDSEFSRRIAALDLQIQEIDYNLDRHNTIRKSLRQAQSWQLRYQELCQAQQQYPQLCQRFQELVQVLEVREGDREDQYAQIESVVKQIQTIPDATEEIQTLERQIFDRRTQLDEYLARLGGLQQRSIQLEALQAQYDKQQQKLAETRKKYRVYEELSKAFGKHGIQTYMIENILPQLEAETNSILARLSGNQLHVQFVTQKAGRSGRSSAKKTAKIIDTLDILIADARGTRPYETYSGGEAFRINFAIRLALARLLAQRAGTALQMLIVDEGFGTQDREGCDRLIAAINAIASDFACILTVTHMPSFKEAFQARIEVAKTQDGSQLSLSI; encoded by the coding sequence ATGATACCCCTCCAACTCACCCTCAAGAATTTCCTCAGCTATCGCAAGGCAACCCTCGATTTTAGCGGGCTGCATACTGCCTGTATTTGCGGTTCTAACGGTGCCGGTAAATCATCTTTGCTAGAAGCTATCACCTGGGCGCTTTGGGGCGAAAGCCGCGTGAGTACTGAAGATGATGTCATCCACGCGGGGGCTGATGAAGTCCAGGTTGATTTTACATTTAAAAATCAAGATGTAACTTATCGGGTAATTCGCGTTCGCCGTCGCGGCGGTGGGGGGGTTTTAGAATTTCAAGTGCAGACGCCAACAGGATTTCGGGCGCTGACTGAGCGAGGGATGCGATCGACTCAGCAATTGATTGTGGATTATCTGAAGCTGGATTACGAAACTTTTATTAATTCAGCTTACCTGCGTCAGGGTCGAGCAGATGAATTCATGCTCAAAAAACCGAGCGAACGCAAAGAAATTCTGGCTGAGTTGCTCAAACTCAATCAGTACGAAGTGATGGCGGAACAAGCCAAGGATTTGTCCAAGCAGTTCAAGGGACAGGCGGAGCAGTTAGAACGGGATATGGAATCTCATCAAATCCAGTTGCAGCAGCGAGAAGCGATCGCACAAGCACAAGCTACTCTGGAAAGCGAGTTGAGGTTACTGCAACAAGGACAATTAGAAGAGACAAAACGCCTGCAACAGCTGCAAGCAATGCAGCACCAACGGCGAACTTGGGAACAGCAGCTCACCTGGCATCGCCAACAATATCAAAATTTAACTCAAGATTGCGATCGCCTCCAGCAAGATTTAGCCGCAATCCAGCAGCAGCAGCGACAATTGGAAGCTCTCCTGCAACAGGAAGGTGAAATAAGTGCTGGATATAGCCATTTTCAACAGTTGCAAGCTCAAGAAGAAAGCCTGAATCATAAATTTGAAGCTCATCAAGCTGCACAAGAACAGCGACGACAGCTAGAACGACAGCAGCAGATTGCGATCGACGCACTCAATAAGCAGCTGCAACAAGCGCAAGCTCAATTGGAAGCTTTAGGGCAACAGGAACAGGAAATTAAGCAAATTCTCAATCAATCTGCGGAAGTAGAAGCAGGTTTGGCACAATTACAGCAGGCTCGCATCCATTTGACGCATATGGATAAGTTGCAACTGCAAGTGAGTCCGTTACTGCAACGCCAGCAGCAGTTGCAAAATCAACTGGAACGCGCCCAAGCTAGGTTAAGTGCGCGTTTGGACGAACTGCGGTCTTCTGTTTCGCAACTGCAAGCGCAACACCAACGTCAGCCGCAGTTGCAGCAGGCGGTGATGGATGTTGGCTTTCAAATTGAGAATTTGGAGAAAAAACGAGTTCGTCAGCAGCGTGTGCAAGAAAAAGGGTTAGAACGGCGCAGCTTTGTGGAACGGCTCCAAGAAAATCAGCGGGAATATGAGAAACAGTTGGGAGAATTAACCCAAAAACTCCAGATGCTGCAAACGCCGGATGCGATTTGTCCGTTGTGCGATCGCCCCCTCGACCAACATCACTGGAATCGCGTTGTACAGAAAACCCAAATCGAACAAAAGGATATAGAGCAGCAATTCTGGATAGTGCGAGAGCAATTGGCTGCGTGCGAGTCGGAATTACAGGTTTTGCGGGCGGAATATAAGAAATTATCTCAGGAATTGGCTCCTTACGATTCTTTGCGGGAGCAGAGGGGACAGTTGCAGGCGCAATTGGCTGCTACCGATGATGCCCAAAATCGGTTGCAACAGTTGAAGGTGGAGGCGGTACAGATTGAGCGATCGATCCAAACTGGAGACTACGCCGGAGATGTGCAGCAGGAACTTTGGCAGCTGGAACAAAATCTGCAACAACTTAATTACGATGAGAAAAACCACGCTTTAGCCAGGAATGAGGTGGAACGCTGGCGTTGGGCGGAAATTCGGCAGGCACAAATTAAGGATGCAGTACGGCGACAAGCTCAGATAGCGGCGCGACAGCCGGAGCTTTTGGTGCAAATTATGGGAATTCAGCGCCAAATCGAGCAATCACAAACTGATTCGGAATTTTCTAGACGGATTGCGGCGTTAGATCTGCAAATTCAGGAAATTGACTACAACTTAGATCGGCACAATACGATCCGCAAGTCGCTGCGCCAAGCGCAATCTTGGCAACTGCGATATCAGGAATTGTGTCAGGCTCAGCAGCAATATCCTCAACTTTGTCAGCGTTTTCAGGAGTTGGTGCAAGTGTTGGAGGTGCGGGAAGGCGATCGCGAAGATCAATATGCACAAATAGAGTCTGTTGTCAAGCAAATCCAAACGATTCCCGATGCTACTGAGGAAATTCAAACTCTGGAGAGGCAGATATTCGATCGACGCACCCAGTTAGATGAATACCTGGCTAGACTGGGAGGGCTGCAACAGCGATCGATTCAGTTGGAAGCGCTTCAGGCTCAGTATGACAAACAGCAGCAAAAACTCGCGGAAACTCGCAAAAAATATCGCGTTTACGAGGAATTGAGTAAAGCTTTCGGCAAACACGGCATCCAAACTTATATGATTGAGAATATCTTGCCTCAGTTGGAAGCCGAAACGAATTCCATCTTGGCGCGGCTAAGCGGTAATCAGTTGCACGTTCAGTTTGTCACCCAAAAAGCTGGGCGCAGCGGTCGGTCTTCCGCTAAAAAAACGGCTAAAATTATTGACACCCTGGACATTTTGATCGCTGATGCTCGCGGGACTCGTCCTTACGAAACTTATTCGGGTGGAGAAGCTTTTCGGATTAATTTTGCGATTCGGCTAGCTTTGGCGAGATTGCTGGCGCAAAGAGCGGGTACGGCGCTGCAAATGCTGATTGTCGATGAGGGATTTGGAACGCAGGATCGGGAAGGATGCGATCGCCTGATTGCAGCGATAAATGCGATCGCGTCTGATTTCGCCTGCATCCTCACCGTCACCCATATGCCATCCTTCAAGGAAGCCTTCCAAGCGCGGATCGAAGTTGCCAAAACTCAAGATGGATCGCAATTGAGTTTATCGATCTAA